The proteins below are encoded in one region of Kineococcus mangrovi:
- a CDS encoding ABC transporter substrate-binding protein, whose translation MRTSPTRRHLLLGGGLTALTGTTLLTGCSGETGPANSPSGSDASSPTTGGTLRAAFVGGGAAETLNYFKGPTSVDYVRARAAHGALGVLDPEAEDGVRYLLLEGIDAAPDLSSYTLRVRPGLTFTDGSPVTATDVLYSLQAATTLGALPFLLPPTRLFTLDAAQVTDENTLVLPTAAPIADGREVLCQSTLVIKDGTTDFTVDTPTCGPFRLTSFEAGQGAAYERHDGWTVDGGAKLDGLEILTIADSAARSNALTGGQVEYADGLSPVSARTLSNQDGITTTTSEVPYVTPIVFALNAATVPEFGDVRVRRAFKLAADRQAMVDSVLYGAGVVGNDLPAIGFPGYAGDLEQREHDPEQARELLAQAGADGMSVTFTTGPEISGMLETATLYAENLRGIGVDVTLDERAPGQLFSDPNYFTLPMTTSYSPPQPLFLASASGSAGSPAAFGYADPQADALFAQARSTADAAERASLLEQAQRLRWENGNTVIPVFTRTVSAQSSSVTGIGVANFTDFSSATVR comes from the coding sequence GCGCACGTCCCCCACCCGCCGGCACCTGCTCCTCGGCGGCGGCCTCACGGCCCTGACCGGAACGACGCTGCTCACGGGGTGCTCCGGCGAGACCGGACCGGCGAACTCCCCGTCGGGCTCGGACGCGTCCTCCCCCACCACCGGCGGGACGCTGCGGGCCGCGTTCGTCGGCGGCGGCGCCGCGGAGACCCTGAACTACTTCAAGGGCCCGACCTCCGTCGACTACGTCCGGGCCCGGGCCGCCCACGGCGCTCTGGGGGTCCTCGACCCCGAGGCCGAGGACGGGGTGCGCTACCTGCTGCTGGAGGGGATCGACGCCGCCCCCGACCTGTCCAGCTACACCCTGCGGGTCCGCCCCGGCCTGACGTTCACCGACGGCAGCCCGGTCACCGCCACCGACGTCCTGTACTCCCTGCAGGCCGCGACCACCCTCGGCGCACTGCCGTTCCTGCTGCCCCCCACCCGGTTGTTCACCCTCGACGCCGCGCAGGTGACCGACGAGAACACCCTCGTCCTGCCGACCGCCGCCCCCATCGCCGACGGCCGGGAAGTGCTGTGCCAGAGCACGTTGGTCATCAAGGACGGCACGACCGACTTCACCGTGGACACCCCCACCTGCGGCCCCTTCCGGCTCACCTCCTTCGAGGCCGGGCAGGGCGCGGCCTACGAACGCCACGACGGGTGGACGGTCGACGGCGGCGCGAAGCTCGACGGCCTGGAGATCCTCACGATCGCCGACTCCGCGGCACGCTCGAACGCCCTCACCGGCGGACAGGTCGAGTACGCCGACGGGTTGTCCCCCGTGTCGGCGCGCACCCTGTCGAACCAGGACGGCATCACGACGACGACGTCGGAGGTCCCGTACGTGACGCCGATCGTGTTCGCCCTGAACGCCGCCACCGTCCCGGAGTTCGGCGACGTCCGCGTGCGCCGGGCGTTCAAGCTCGCCGCCGACCGCCAGGCGATGGTCGACAGCGTCCTCTACGGCGCCGGTGTCGTCGGCAACGACCTGCCCGCCATCGGTTTCCCGGGGTACGCCGGGGACCTCGAGCAGCGTGAGCACGACCCCGAGCAGGCCCGAGAACTGCTCGCGCAGGCCGGCGCGGACGGGATGTCCGTCACGTTCACGACCGGACCGGAGATCAGCGGGATGCTGGAGACCGCGACGCTGTACGCCGAGAACCTGCGCGGGATCGGTGTCGACGTCACCCTCGACGAGCGCGCCCCCGGGCAGTTGTTCAGCGACCCGAACTACTTCACGCTGCCGATGACGACGAGCTACTCCCCGCCCCAGCCGCTGTTCCTGGCCTCGGCGTCGGGGTCGGCCGGTTCTCCCGCGGCGTTCGGGTACGCCGACCCGCAGGCCGACGCCCTGTTCGCGCAGGCCCGTTCGACGGCCGACGCCGCGGAACGCGCGTCGCTGCTCGAACAGGCCCAGCGGCTGCGGTGGGAGAACGGGAACACCGTGATCCCGGTGTTCACCCGGACCGTCAGCGCGCAGAGCAGTTCGGTCACCGGCATCGGCGTGGCGAACTTCACCGACTTCTCCTCGGCCACGGTGCGGTGA
- a CDS encoding ABC transporter permease: MSWVRLLLGRVLGAAGVLLALSVLVFAATDVLPGDVVARLAGPTATAGERAGIRTELGLDRPVAVRYRDWATDTLRGDLGTSFVGGRPVAEVLAARLPASALLAALSLVLATAVAVAAGLSAGMRPGSATDRLVSTVARVVVGVPEFLAATVLLLVLATWAGWFPRVSLVPLGSSPVADPRVLVLPVLSLSLTAAAVGVRMVRASVVDVVTTPYVDAARLAGVRGWRLGLRHVLPGAVAPLVQVVAVTAVGSLGGAVVVETLFDYPGIGRELQQAVLNRDVPLVQGTVLALSAAGLVVLLVGDVVARVLDPRAGSSR; encoded by the coding sequence GTGAGCTGGGTCCGCCTCCTCCTGGGCCGGGTGCTCGGCGCGGCGGGCGTCCTCCTCGCCCTCTCGGTGCTCGTGTTCGCCGCCACCGACGTGCTGCCGGGTGACGTCGTCGCCCGGCTGGCCGGCCCGACGGCCACGGCCGGCGAGCGCGCGGGGATCCGGACCGAGCTCGGCCTGGACCGCCCGGTGGCGGTCCGGTACCGGGACTGGGCCACGGACACCCTGCGGGGGGACCTGGGGACGTCGTTCGTCGGAGGTCGGCCCGTCGCCGAGGTCCTCGCGGCGCGCCTGCCCGCGAGCGCCCTGCTGGCCGCGCTGTCCCTGGTCCTGGCCACGGCCGTCGCCGTGGCGGCGGGGCTGTCCGCGGGGATGCGCCCGGGCAGCGCGACCGACCGGCTGGTCTCGACGGTCGCCCGGGTGGTGGTGGGGGTTCCGGAGTTCCTCGCCGCGACCGTCCTGCTGCTGGTGCTGGCCACGTGGGCGGGGTGGTTCCCGCGGGTTTCGCTGGTACCGCTGGGCAGTTCGCCGGTCGCGGACCCGCGGGTCCTGGTGCTGCCGGTGCTGAGCCTGTCCCTGACGGCGGCGGCGGTCGGTGTGCGGATGGTGCGGGCGAGCGTCGTGGACGTCGTCACGACCCCGTACGTGGACGCCGCGCGGCTGGCCGGTGTGCGCGGGTGGCGGCTGGGGCTCCGGCACGTCCTGCCGGGCGCCGTCGCTCCGCTGGTGCAGGTGGTCGCGGTGACCGCGGTGGGGTCCCTGGGTGGGGCCGTCGTCGTGGAGACCCTCTTCGACTACCCCGGCATCGGGCGGGAACTGCAGCAGGCCGTGCTCAACCGGGACGTGCCGCTGGTCCAGGGGACGGTGCTGGCGTTGAGCGCGGCCGGTCTGGTCGTGCTCCTGGTGGGAGACGTCGTAGCCAGGGTGCTGGACCCGCGCGCGGGGTCGTCCCGGTGA